A part of Brassica rapa cultivar Chiifu-401-42 chromosome A05, CAAS_Brap_v3.01, whole genome shotgun sequence genomic DNA contains:
- the LOC103870160 gene encoding B3 domain-containing protein REM7-like isoform X2 produces the protein MANPHEPHFFKPLLPGFHSGVTIPLGFFSKHIKGKMNQKIWKLRSDTSDKTWEVIQEGRRLTGGWKDFTTAHDLRIGDIVIFKHEGDMVFHVTPFGPSCCEIQYTHPHIIKEEADADDAADDADDNEHHHKISKFQSKFTVIGRKTCGMFLTWKIVSYISGGTWAMSSFSFDYCFLAEVTASNLKEDKLHLPVGATSSTALNKQCQEMILVNKEGNSWTVSLQFSESGGMYYIGRGWRKFCLDNRCDIGDLFVFNLIEDGKTTPLMCVCSESKECSELLSKHLSRKKKEC, from the exons ATGGCGAACCCGCATGAACCTCATTTCTTCAAGCCTCTGCTTCCTGGTTTCCACAGTGGCGTC ACAATACCACTTGGCTTCTTCTCAAAGCACATAAAAGGAAAGATGAACCAGAAAATATGGAAACTAAGATCGGACACTTCAGATAAAACTTGGGAAGTGATACAAGAAGGCAGGAGACTCACCGGAGGTTGGAAAGATTTTACCACAGCACATGACCTTCGAATCGGTgacattgtcatcttcaaacACGAAGGAGACATGGTGTTTCATGTCACTCCTTTTGGTCCTAGCTGTTGTGAGATTCAGTATACACATCCTCACATCATCAAGGAAGAAGCCGACGCGGATGATGCTGCGGATGATGCTGATGACAATGAGCATCACCACAAGATTAGTAAGTTTCAATCAAAGTTCACCGTAATTGGGAGGAAAACTTGTGGGATGTTTTTGACGTGGAAAATTGTTTCTTATATTTCAGGAGGAACATGGGcaatgtcttctttctcattcgACTACTGTTTTTTAGCTGAGGTCACTGCTTCAAATCTAAAAGAAGACAAACTT CATCTTCCTGTGGGAGCTACGAGTTCTACTGCTTTGAACAAACAATGCCAAGAGATGATACTAGTGAACAAAGAGGGAAATTCATGGACTGTGAGTTTACAATTTAGCGAATCAGGCGGCATGTATTACATCGGAAGAGGCTGGAGAAAGTTCTGTCTTGATAACAGATGCGACATAGGAGACTTATTTGTGTTCAATCTGATTGAAGATGGGAAAACTACTCCATTGATGTGTGTATGTTCGGAAAGCAAAGAGTGTTCTGAACTACTGAGCAAACACTTGAGCAGAAAGAAGAAAGAGTGTTGA
- the LOC103870160 gene encoding B3 domain-containing protein REM7-like isoform X3, whose amino-acid sequence MANPHEPHFFKPLLPGFHSGVVDTLSLFLLCICSYFGVLLNFAFSDLQTIPLGFFSKHIKGKMNQKIWKLRSDTSDKTWEVIQEGRRLTGGWKDFTTAHDLRIGDIVIFKHEGDMVFHVTPFGPSCCEIQYTHPHIIKEEADADDAADDADDNEHHHKIRGTWAMSSFSFDYCFLAEVTASNLKEDKLHLPVGATSSTALNKQCQEMILVNKEGNSWTVSLQFSESGGMYYIGRGWRKFCLDNRCDIGDLFVFNLIEDGKTTPLMCVCSESKECSELLSKHLSRKKKEC is encoded by the exons ATGGCGAACCCGCATGAACCTCATTTCTTCAAGCCTCTGCTTCCTGGTTTCCACAGTGGCGTCGTAGACACACTCTCTCTATTTCTCCTCTGTATATGTTCCTATTTTGGAGTTTTGCTTAACTTTGCCTTTTCTGACTTGCAGACAATACCACTTGGCTTCTTCTCAAAGCACATAAAAGGAAAGATGAACCAGAAAATATGGAAACTAAGATCGGACACTTCAGATAAAACTTGGGAAGTGATACAAGAAGGCAGGAGACTCACCGGAGGTTGGAAAGATTTTACCACAGCACATGACCTTCGAATCGGTgacattgtcatcttcaaacACGAAGGAGACATGGTGTTTCATGTCACTCCTTTTGGTCCTAGCTGTTGTGAGATTCAGTATACACATCCTCACATCATCAAGGAAGAAGCCGACGCGGATGATGCTGCGGATGATGCTGATGACAATGAGCATCACCACAAGATTA GAGGAACATGGGcaatgtcttctttctcattcgACTACTGTTTTTTAGCTGAGGTCACTGCTTCAAATCTAAAAGAAGACAAACTT CATCTTCCTGTGGGAGCTACGAGTTCTACTGCTTTGAACAAACAATGCCAAGAGATGATACTAGTGAACAAAGAGGGAAATTCATGGACTGTGAGTTTACAATTTAGCGAATCAGGCGGCATGTATTACATCGGAAGAGGCTGGAGAAAGTTCTGTCTTGATAACAGATGCGACATAGGAGACTTATTTGTGTTCAATCTGATTGAAGATGGGAAAACTACTCCATTGATGTGTGTATGTTCGGAAAGCAAAGAGTGTTCTGAACTACTGAGCAAACACTTGAGCAGAAAGAAGAAAGAGTGTTGA
- the LOC103870160 gene encoding B3 domain-containing protein REM7-like isoform X1, which translates to MANPHEPHFFKPLLPGFHSGVVDTLSLFLLCICSYFGVLLNFAFSDLQTIPLGFFSKHIKGKMNQKIWKLRSDTSDKTWEVIQEGRRLTGGWKDFTTAHDLRIGDIVIFKHEGDMVFHVTPFGPSCCEIQYTHPHIIKEEADADDAADDADDNEHHHKISKFQSKFTVIGRKTCGMFLTWKIVSYISGGTWAMSSFSFDYCFLAEVTASNLKEDKLHLPVGATSSTALNKQCQEMILVNKEGNSWTVSLQFSESGGMYYIGRGWRKFCLDNRCDIGDLFVFNLIEDGKTTPLMCVCSESKECSELLSKHLSRKKKEC; encoded by the exons ATGGCGAACCCGCATGAACCTCATTTCTTCAAGCCTCTGCTTCCTGGTTTCCACAGTGGCGTCGTAGACACACTCTCTCTATTTCTCCTCTGTATATGTTCCTATTTTGGAGTTTTGCTTAACTTTGCCTTTTCTGACTTGCAGACAATACCACTTGGCTTCTTCTCAAAGCACATAAAAGGAAAGATGAACCAGAAAATATGGAAACTAAGATCGGACACTTCAGATAAAACTTGGGAAGTGATACAAGAAGGCAGGAGACTCACCGGAGGTTGGAAAGATTTTACCACAGCACATGACCTTCGAATCGGTgacattgtcatcttcaaacACGAAGGAGACATGGTGTTTCATGTCACTCCTTTTGGTCCTAGCTGTTGTGAGATTCAGTATACACATCCTCACATCATCAAGGAAGAAGCCGACGCGGATGATGCTGCGGATGATGCTGATGACAATGAGCATCACCACAAGATTAGTAAGTTTCAATCAAAGTTCACCGTAATTGGGAGGAAAACTTGTGGGATGTTTTTGACGTGGAAAATTGTTTCTTATATTTCAGGAGGAACATGGGcaatgtcttctttctcattcgACTACTGTTTTTTAGCTGAGGTCACTGCTTCAAATCTAAAAGAAGACAAACTT CATCTTCCTGTGGGAGCTACGAGTTCTACTGCTTTGAACAAACAATGCCAAGAGATGATACTAGTGAACAAAGAGGGAAATTCATGGACTGTGAGTTTACAATTTAGCGAATCAGGCGGCATGTATTACATCGGAAGAGGCTGGAGAAAGTTCTGTCTTGATAACAGATGCGACATAGGAGACTTATTTGTGTTCAATCTGATTGAAGATGGGAAAACTACTCCATTGATGTGTGTATGTTCGGAAAGCAAAGAGTGTTCTGAACTACTGAGCAAACACTTGAGCAGAAAGAAGAAAGAGTGTTGA
- the LOC117125615 gene encoding uncharacterized protein LOC117125615: protein MSSPSSNRHLDHYENPYYLHSSDHAGLVLVSDRLNTGAEFHSWRRSVRMALNVRNKLGFIDGTIPKPPDNHRDSGSWSRCNDMVATWLMNSVSKKIGQSLLFVSTAESIWKNILSRFKQDDAPRVYEIDQKLSSIQQGSDDVTTYYTALVTLWEEHKNYVELPVCSCGKCECNAAELWERLQERSRVTKFLMGLNESYESTHRHILMLKPIPPIEEVFNLVTQDERQRAIKPSSTPTSVVFQASGPDETLLSAPPDHSAFAAAHANSGYRPKQRPLCTYCGQLGHIVDKCFRLHGYPPGHKFNKSSNPGQGTHATAGYAPRGQNNYNQRGMQPQNSYNQRSMQQ from the coding sequence ATGAGTTCACCTTCTTCAAATCGTCACCTTGATCACTATGAAAATCCATACTACCTTCATAGCTCGGATCATGCCGGTCTCGTCCTTGTTTCCGATCGCCTCAACACCGGTGCAGAGTTCCATTCATGGCGACGCTCGGTTCGTATGGCTCTCAACGTCAGGAATAAACTTGGATTCATCGATGGTACGATTCCTAAACCTCCTGATAATCATCGAGACTCGGGATCTTGGTCACGTTGCAATGATATGGTAGCTACGTGGTTAATGAACTCTGTATCCAAGAAGATAGGTCAAAGCTTATTGTTTGTGTCCACCGCTGAATCGATCTGGAAGAATATTCTCTCTAGATTCAAACAAGATGATGCTCCGCGCGTTTATGAGATTGATCAGAAGTTGAGTTCGATTCAGCAAGGCTCTGATGATGTAACCACTTACTATACTGCGTTGGTTACTCTTTGGGAAGAGCACAAGAACTATGTTGAATTGCCTGTGTGTTCTTGTGGAAAGTGTGAGTGCAATGCTGCTGAGCTATGGGAACGTCTTCAGGAACGTAGCAGAGTTACCAAATTCCTGATGGGGCTGAATGAATCTTATGAATCAACACATCGTCATATCCTGATGCTAAAGCCAATTCCACCTATTGAGGAGGTGTTTAATCTGGTGACACAGGATGAACGTCAGAGAGCTATCAAGCCGAGCTCTACTCCAACAAGTGTTGTTTTTCAAGCATCTGGTCCAGATGAGACTTTACTTTCTGCTCCTCCTGATCATTCAGCTTTTGCTGCAGCTCATGCCAACTCAGGATACCGTCCAAAgcaacgtcctttgtgtacctATTGTGGTCAACTTGGTCACATTGTTGATAAATGCTTTCGTCTTCATGGTTATCCTCCTGGTCACAAGTTCAATAAGTCATCTAATCCTGGACAAGGCACTCACGCTACTGCTGGTTATGCTCCTCGGGGACAGAACAATTACAACCAAAGGGGGATGCAGCCGCAGAACAGCTACAATCAACGATCGATGCAGCAGTAG